In Candidatus Nanopelagicales bacterium, the sequence ATCAGGTCCGCGTGATCCCTCCTCAGGAAGTCGAGAAGTTCCTTCTCGAACCTGCCGATGTCGGCTAGCGGCACCTCATCGATCTGTCCGGTTGTTCCCGACCACACCGACACGATGGACTCTTCCATCGGGAATGGCTTGTACTGCGGCTGCTTCAGCAGCTCCACAAGTCTCGAACCTCGCTCCAGCTGTGCCTTTGAAGCCGCGTCCAGGTCCGATCCGAAAGCCGCGAACGCCTCCAGCTCCCGGAACTGCGCGAGGTCCAGCCGCAGCCGGCCCGCGACCTTCTTCATGCCCTTCGGCTGCGCCGCGCCGCCGACGCGGGACACCGAGATTCCGACGTTGATGGCCGGCCGCACGCCCGAGTTGAACAGGTCCGACTCCAGGAAGCACTGACCATCGGTGATGGAGATGACGTTCGTTGGAATGTACGCGGAGACGTCATTGGCCTTTGTCTCGATGATGGGCAGCCCTGTCATCGAACCGCCGCCCAACTCGTCACTGAGCTTGGCACAGCGCTCCAGGAGCCTGGAGTGCAAGTAGAAGACGTCCCCTGGGTACGCCTCACGACCGGGCGGACGGCGCAGCAACAGGGACACGGCGCGGTACGCCTCAGCCTGCTTCGACAAGTCATCGAAGATGATCAGCACGTGCTTGCCCTCATACATCCAGTGCTGGCCGATCGCCGAGCCGGTGTATGGAGCCAGGTACTTGTAGCCAGCGGGGTCGGAAGCGACGGCCGCGACGATCGTCGTGTACTCCATCGCGCCGTATTCCTCGAGCGCCCCTTTCACAGCCGCTACGGTCGACCCCTTCTGGCCGATCGCGACGTAGATGCACCGCACCTGCTTCTGCGGATCACCCGATTCCCAGTTCTTGCGCTGGTTGATGATCGTGTCCAAGCACACGGCGGTCTTGCCGGTCTGCCGGTCACCGATGATCAGCTGGCGCTGGCCGCGCCCGATGGCCGTCATGGCGTCCACAGCCTTGATGCCGGTGAGAAGGGGCTCCTTCACCGGCTGCCTCTCAACGACGGAGGGCGCCTGGACTTCGAGAGCCCTTCGCCCCGTGCTCTTGATCTCGCCCAGGCCGTCGATCGGCGACCCGAGCGGGTCGACAACGCGGCCCAGGAACCCATCGCCGACGGGCACGCTGAGAACCTCTCCGGTGCGGCGGACTTCCTGGCCCTCCTCGATCTTGGAACCGTCTCCAAGCAGCACGGTGCCGATCTCGCGCAGGTCCAGGTTCAGGGCCAGCCCCATCAAGCCGCCCTTGAACTCCAGCAGCTCGCTGGTCATAGCCGAGTGAAGGCCCTCGACGCGCGCGATCCCGTCGCCGGTCTCCAGCACGCGGCCCACCTCATCGCGGGTGTTGGCTGCCTCGAACGACTCAACATTGCGTTCGATCGCATTCCGGATCTCCTCCGGTTGGATCGTCAACTCAGTCATCGTGACTCGCTTTCTCGCTTCGCGCTCTAGCGCAGGTGTTAGCCGGAAACCCGGCGCCGGGCGTTTTCCAATCGAGTGGCAATGCTTCCGTCGATGACCTCGTCACCGATCTGGACCGATAGACCTCCGACCAGCGACGGCCGGATCTGGACATTGACGACCACGGGGTGGGAGTAGATCCGCTCCAGGGCTGCCGCCAGCCGACTGCCCTGTTCACCTGTCAGCGGCCGTGCCGACGTCACTACCGCGACAAGCTTGCCGCGCCGATGAGCCGCGGCAGCGGTCAAAGCGTCGATGGCCTGGCCCAGGCGGCGTCCCCGCAGATGAGCCGCGACGAACGACAGCAGATCCACCGTGGTCCCGGTGGCCTTGCCGGACAGGATGTCGACCAGAATCCCCCGCTTCGCCGATCCGGGCAGGGCGTGGGACGACAGGGCCAGCTGCAGGTCGCCGTCCACTACAACGATGCGCCCGAAGCGGAAAAGCTCCTCCTCCACCCGGTCCAGTTCGTCGCGGTGCTCGGCCGCCCCGAACAGCGCTTGGGCGCCCGCGAACTCGACCGCGTCTACCAGATCGGATTCGCTCGACCACCGCGACGCGACGATCGTCCCGACTAGTTCATCAGCCAGCGCGCACACCCGCGTAGCGAGCATCTGCGATGCCAGGCTGCGCCGCTCCTGGGCAGGGCGGCCGGCATCAGAGAGTGCCCTGCGCAAAGTGATTTCCCGACCTAGAAGGTCAGCGACGTCGAGCAGGTCCTTGCCGGCGCGCTCCAGGTCCGGATCATCGAACTTGGCGTCGACGGCCTCCTGAACCACTGCGATAGACGCCCGCGAGCTTCCGATCATCAGCGTTGACCAGACTCCGTGGCCACTCGTTCCAGCTCCGCGATGAACCGGTCGACAACAGCATTGGCCCGCTTGTCGTCCTGCATCGCCTCACCCACGATCCGGCCAGCCAGGTCAACGGCCATGCCGCCAACGTCGCGGCGCAAGGCCGCCAGTGTCTGAGTCCGCTCGGCACCCAGTTGAGCTTCTGCCCTGGCTGCGATCGCGGCGCGCTCGACTTCGGCTTGAGCCTTGGCGTCACCAACGATCTGGCGTCCGTCAGATTCGGCCTTGGCGCGTATCCCGGCCGCTTCGTCATGGGCGCCGGCGATCTTGTTCTGGTACTGATCGAGCATGCCCTTGGCGGCTGTCTCCGCCTCCTCGGCCCTCTTGAGCCCACCCTCGATCGCATCCGTCCGCTTCTTCAGGGCCTCGGAGATGCTAGGCAAGGCGAACTTGGCCAGGACGCCGAAGACGATCAGGAAAGCGGCCATTCCAACAATGAAC encodes:
- the atpA gene encoding F0F1 ATP synthase subunit alpha — encoded protein: MTELTIQPEEIRNAIERNVESFEAANTRDEVGRVLETGDGIARVEGLHSAMTSELLEFKGGLMGLALNLDLREIGTVLLGDGSKIEEGQEVRRTGEVLSVPVGDGFLGRVVDPLGSPIDGLGEIKSTGRRALEVQAPSVVERQPVKEPLLTGIKAVDAMTAIGRGQRQLIIGDRQTGKTAVCLDTIINQRKNWESGDPQKQVRCIYVAIGQKGSTVAAVKGALEEYGAMEYTTIVAAVASDPAGYKYLAPYTGSAIGQHWMYEGKHVLIIFDDLSKQAEAYRAVSLLLRRPPGREAYPGDVFYLHSRLLERCAKLSDELGGGSMTGLPIIETKANDVSAYIPTNVISITDGQCFLESDLFNSGVRPAINVGISVSRVGGAAQPKGMKKVAGRLRLDLAQFRELEAFAAFGSDLDAASKAQLERGSRLVELLKQPQYKPFPMEESIVSVWSGTTGQIDEVPLADIGRFEKELLDFLRRDHADLMSAIRDSGNLDDDTEAGLVAAVREFKLQFRTCEGTILGREEDVEAIAPEDIDRAQITRKVRKA
- a CDS encoding F0F1 ATP synthase subunit delta, encoding MIGSSRASIAVVQEAVDAKFDDPDLERAGKDLLDVADLLGREITLRRALSDAGRPAQERRSLASQMLATRVCALADELVGTIVASRWSSESDLVDAVEFAGAQALFGAAEHRDELDRVEEELFRFGRIVVVDGDLQLALSSHALPGSAKRGILVDILSGKATGTTVDLLSFVAAHLRGRRLGQAIDALTAAAAHRRGKLVAVVTSARPLTGEQGSRLAAALERIYSHPVVVNVQIRPSLVGGLSVQIGDEVIDGSIATRLENARRRVSG
- a CDS encoding F0F1 ATP synthase subunit B gives rise to the protein MLSISAVVLASSEGSAPPPNVLGVPMDEFIVGMAAFLIVFGVLAKFALPSISEALKKRTDAIEGGLKRAEEAETAAKGMLDQYQNKIAGAHDEAAGIRAKAESDGRQIVGDAKAQAEVERAAIAARAEAQLGAERTQTLAALRRDVGGMAVDLAGRIVGEAMQDDKRANAVVDRFIAELERVATESGQR